In Nocardioides daphniae, the DNA window GCGGCGTGGTCGGCGCACGGGCGACGAATTCGTGCTGCCCACTGCCGTGCTGCGCTCCGTACGCCTGGCCGAGGACAAGCAGGTGCGGGAGCGGGCCGAGCGTGAGGTGCTGGGGCTGGGTGAGGCGCTGGGCGCCCAGGATCCGGACGCCCGCTCGCTCGAGGTGTGGCAGCAGGCGCTCGACCACTACGACGCCGCCCGGTCCGTCCTGGCGCGGGCGGGGTCACCGGCCGACGTCGTCGGGGCCCTGGTCCTGGCGCGCCGTGGCGACGCGGCGCGGGCGGCTGCCCTTCCCGGCGCCCCGGACGGTGCAGGGGCTGGTGCCGCAACGACCTTGACGTGGCACCCGCCCACCCCCTGCTTCTTCAACCCCCTCCACGACGGTCCCGTCCGCAGGGTGACCTGGCACGGCGACGACAGGTCGGTGGAGGTCCCGGCGTGCGAGGCCTGTGCCGTGCGAGTGGAGCAGGACCGTGAGCCTGACGACGTCCTGGACTTCGTCGCGCAGGGATCGACCGTGCACTACTTCCGCCTCGACATCGGTGCGTGGAGCCGGACCGGTTACGGCGCCCTGGACCCCGACCTCCTCGGCGCGCTGCGCTCGCGCCAGGGGCGACGACCGAGGTAGCCCCCTCGGGCCTTCGACCCGCGTGGTGACGGCCGAGGGCGACCGTGGCGAGCGTGATCGCCCACATGAACGCGACCCGGTTGGCGGCACGACTGACGTGACACGTGCACGCCGCGTGCGGGGTCGCCTGATTGGATGAGGTCATGGCCTCCCTCGACCTGAGCACCGACGTCGTCACCCTGACCGAGCAGCTGGTCAACATCCCCTCGGTCAGCCACCAGGAGGCGGAGATCGCCGACGCCGTGGAGGTGGCGTTGCGCGCACTGCCGCACCTCACGGTGGAGCGGCGCGGCCACACGCTCGTCGCGCGCACCCAGCTCGGGCGTGCCGAGCGCGTCGTCATCGCCGGCCACCTCGACACCGTCCCGGTCAACGACAACATGCCGGCTCGGCGCGACGGCGAGATCCTGCACGGCCTCGGCACCTGCGACATGAAGGGCGGTGACGCCGTCATCCTCAAGCTCGCCGCCACGGTCACCGAGCCCAACCGCGACCTGACCCTGGTGCTGTACGACGCCGAGGAGGTCGCCAGCATCCACAACGGCCTGCGCAAGCTCGCCGAGTCGGAGCCGGAGCTGCTGGCCGCTGACTTCGCGATCCTGATGGAGCCCTCCAACGCCGGCGTCGAGGCCGGCTGCCAGGGCACCCTGCGGGCGGAGGTGCGTACGCGGGGCGAGCGCGCCCACTCGGCGCGCAGCTGGCGCGGCGTCAACGCGATCCACGGCGCCGGCGAGGTCCTCGACCGGCTCCGGGCGTACGAGGCCCGTCGTCCCGTGATCGACGGCCTCGAGTACCACGAGGGCCTCAACGCGGTCGCGATCAGTGGCGGCGTCGCCGGCAACGTCATCCCCGACGAGTGCGTGGTGACCGTCAACTTCCGTTTCGCCCCCGACCGCAGCGAGCAGGAGGCGGAGGCGTACGTCCGCGACTTCTTCTCCGGCTTCGAGGTCGAGGTGACCGACCTTGCGCCCGGCGCGCTGCCGGGCCTCGACCGTCCGGCCGCCCGGGCCTTCGTCGCCGCGGTCGGCGGCGAGGTGAACCCGAAGTTCGGATGGACCGACGTCGCGCGTTTCACCACGCTCGGGGTGCCCGCGGTGAACTACGGTCCGGGTGACCCCATGTACGCCCACAAGCAGGACGAGCACGTGCGGATCGAGGAGATCGTCTCGTGCGAGGCCACGCTGAGGGCCTGGCTGACGGATGCAGGAGAGGTGGCCCCCGCATGATGGACAAGTTCCGCGGCCCGATGCGGCTGCGTCGCAGCCAGGTCGACTACGTCACCCATGACCAGCGCCTGCTCGACTCGCGCGGACCGTCGGACTGGGTGCACACCGACCCTTGGCGTGTGATGCGCATCCAGGCTGAGTTCATCGAGGGCTTCGGCTCCCTGTCGGACCTCGGCCCCGCGATCTCGGTCTTCGGATCGGCCCGCACGCCCCAGGACCACGGCGACTTCGCCCGCGGCGAGGAGATCGGCCGCAAGCTCGTCGAGGCCGGCTTCGCGGTCATCACCGGCGGTGGTCCCGGCGCCATGGAGGCGGCCAACAAGGGAGCCAGTGAGGCGGGCGGTGTCTCCGTCGGCCTGGGCATCGAGCTGCCCTTCGAGGCAGGGCTCAACCCGTGGGTCGACAAGGGGATCAACTTCCGCTACTTCTTCGCCCGCAAGACGATGTTCATCAAGTACTCCCAGGGCTACGTCGTGCTGCCCGGGGGCGTCGGCACCCTCGACGAGCTCTTCGAGGCGATCACGCTGGTCCAGACCGGCAAGATCACCTCGTTCCCGATCGTGCTCTTCGGCAGCGAGTACTGGTCCGGGCTCGTGGACTGGATCCGTGACACGGTGCTGGCGCGCGGCATGATCAGCCCCAGCGACCTGGACCACTTCCGCGTCACCGACGACGTCGACGAGGCGGTCGAGATCATGAAGCAGGCCCGCGCCGAGCGGGCCGCCCGCCCGGTCGAGCGCCGCGGGCAGTGGGACTGAGCAGAACCGATGAGCAGGGGGAGCAGTCGATGATGTGGGTCTTCGCCATCCTGGTGGGGCTGGTGCTGGGGGTCGTCGCCACCGTCGCCGCCGGCCGGGTGGGCTTCCTCCCGCCCGTCGAGACGCGCCTGGGCGCCACGCCGCCCGACGCGCCGCTGGAGCCCCGCGACCTGCGCGACGTACGTTTCTCGCTCGCCGTCCGTGGCTACCGGATGGACGAGGTCGACGCCCTGCTCGACCGGCTCGCCGCCGAGTGGGAGCAGCGCGACGCGAGGCGCACCGAGGCACCCTGACGGTGGCCCGGGGCTGACGTGGGGGTGACCTGGGCGTGGCGCGTCCGGCGCTGCGTGGTGCATAGTGCGCCCTGTGTCACCTGAAATCATCGTCTGGGTCCTCAGCTTCCTCGGCGCCGTCGTCGTGGTGCTGACGCGCGTGCGCCTGGGCAAGGAGCTCGACGACGGCACCAAGCCGGTCAGCCGCACCATCCTGACCGTGCACACCAGCGTCGGCCTGGTGGCCGTGGTGGTCTGGACGCTCTTCCTCGTCTTCCCGCCGTCCAGCACGCTGGGCGGCGACCTGGTCGGGGTCGCGGGGCTGGGCCTGTGGTGGGTCACCGTCTTCGCCGGCCTGGGCCTCCTGCTGCGGTGGCTGCCCTCGCGCGGGCGGCACACCAGCTCGCTCTCCGAGGACGAGTGGGCCGAGGGGCCGGGCCTGTCGCTGCTGGCCCACGCCGGGCTGCTGCTCGGCGTGCTGGTCTTCACCTGGGCCTTCGCCACCGGCACGGTCTGAGCCCTCAGCCGGCTCGCCCGTCGGGCCCGTCAGCCGAGCGCGCGGGCCACGAACCTCGCCGCGCCCTCGCGCAGCCGGTCGGCCTCGGCGGTGAAGTAGGCCGCCGCCTCGTGCCCGGGCCAGTCCTCGGGCAGCAGCTCGGCCGGCAGCCCGGGGTCGGAGAAGAGGAACATCCGCCACTCGTGCACGAGGTGGAAGCGGGCGGCGAAGGCCGCCTCGTCCTCGTCGGCGTGCGTGGAGAGGTGGCTCTCGACCTTTGCCGCCACGTGCTCGAGCCAGTCGACGTAGGACTGGCGCAGCGTCTCGAGGTCCCA includes these proteins:
- the dapE gene encoding succinyl-diaminopimelate desuccinylase, with protein sequence MASLDLSTDVVTLTEQLVNIPSVSHQEAEIADAVEVALRALPHLTVERRGHTLVARTQLGRAERVVIAGHLDTVPVNDNMPARRDGEILHGLGTCDMKGGDAVILKLAATVTEPNRDLTLVLYDAEEVASIHNGLRKLAESEPELLAADFAILMEPSNAGVEAGCQGTLRAEVRTRGERAHSARSWRGVNAIHGAGEVLDRLRAYEARRPVIDGLEYHEGLNAVAISGGVAGNVIPDECVVTVNFRFAPDRSEQEAEAYVRDFFSGFEVEVTDLAPGALPGLDRPAARAFVAAVGGEVNPKFGWTDVARFTTLGVPAVNYGPGDPMYAHKQDEHVRIEEIVSCEATLRAWLTDAGEVAPA
- a CDS encoding TIGR00730 family Rossman fold protein; this encodes MMDKFRGPMRLRRSQVDYVTHDQRLLDSRGPSDWVHTDPWRVMRIQAEFIEGFGSLSDLGPAISVFGSARTPQDHGDFARGEEIGRKLVEAGFAVITGGGPGAMEAANKGASEAGGVSVGLGIELPFEAGLNPWVDKGINFRYFFARKTMFIKYSQGYVVLPGGVGTLDELFEAITLVQTGKITSFPIVLFGSEYWSGLVDWIRDTVLARGMISPSDLDHFRVTDDVDEAVEIMKQARAERAARPVERRGQWD
- a CDS encoding DivIVA domain-containing protein, with translation MMWVFAILVGLVLGVVATVAAGRVGFLPPVETRLGATPPDAPLEPRDLRDVRFSLAVRGYRMDEVDALLDRLAAEWEQRDARRTEAP